Proteins encoded by one window of Culicoides brevitarsis isolate CSIRO-B50_1 chromosome 2, AGI_CSIRO_Cbre_v1, whole genome shotgun sequence:
- the LOC134832522 gene encoding OCIA domain-containing protein 1, with product MDPNQPQPPVINPLANYQFSSDELRVLKECERISFWQRSIPFATIAGALTYMGVKQGVLSPSKNPRLGPIPKVAFAAFFGYIAGKISYQNECAEKLMTLPNSKLAEILRQRKKGPFYGQISPDQGFGTGLALQPFSSYGGDSYSDEEAKSFKSSSLNLDDSRPTFSGLDDVYRPNLDTPPVANYDDLAPIETKPGVTYDDLRKKNREEFYKKQGQMPPPVNEQPIYRPPPVVRAPQQPSPYEPQQQVPQQEHESQRKNRYGDVWA from the exons atggaTCCAAATCAACCACAACCGCCTGTCATTAACCCcttg GCCAACTACCAATTCAGTTCAGATGAATTGCGTGTTCTGAAGGAATGTGAAAGAATTTCTTTCTGGCAACGAAGCATCCCATTTGCGACAATTGCAGGAGCTCTAACTTATATGGGCGTCAAACAAGGAGTTTTAAGTCCCTCGAAGAATCCTCGCTTAGGTCCCATCCCAAAAGTGGCTTTTGCGGCATTTTTCGGCTACATTGCCGGCAAAATCAGCTACCAAAATGAGTGTGCGGAGAAATTGATGACTTTGCCGAATTCGAAATTGGCTGAAATTCTGCGTCAGAGGAAAAAGGGACCTTTTTACGGGCAAATTTCGCCGGATCAGGGCTTCGGAACGGGCTTGGCGTTGCAACCTTTCTCGTCGTATGGCGGCGATTCGTACAGCGACGAAGAAGCAAAATCCTTCAAGTCGTCTTCATTGAATTTAGATGATTCGAGGCCAACTTTTTCCGGTTTGGATGATGTGTATCGCCCTAATTTAGATACTCCGCCAGTTGCGAACTACGATGACTTGGCGCCGATTGAAACAAAGCCCGGTGTGACTTACGACGACCTGCGAAAGAAAAATCGTGAAGAATTTTACAAGAAACAAGGACAAATGCCGCCTCCCGTGAACGAACAACCGATTTACAGACCTCCGCCGGTTGTTAGGGCGCCGCAACAACCTTCGCCTTACGAGCCGCAGCAACAAGTGCCGCAGCAGGAGCACGAAAGTCAGCGAAAAAATCGTTATGGCGACGTTTGGgcttaa
- the LOC134832520 gene encoding TATA box-binding protein-associated factor RNA polymerase I subunit B-like has translation MTFICKFCESTEFNIVDGWYYCTDCHRQNEQEVEFDVFNFGADTAARKTKIQETATSVHNFADKTELTTWEAFNFILHGLVEELIAIGVNPQVKLTVFQMWAHYLRTTEVAFFNKKEPVLPRLPPIFTKRDADILYNHQRRIRKRRRSGSIVESTDTPPSTNRAKRRKITRLVDQSQFSEHLSELNDSKTDINKTLTSLADVSVSEIRTIAGSSEFGGTGSNRSSLAIEFSTYARSIFKTKVPKSHISKHSEDFEGDLKCHVIKTNDLGRDRFKLLSRKTLFSILYCALNYHKEPLEIGDLIRFCREGHLSYNCARKFIPRNLSDEEIDKLNTKYTLSRVNEVAVHSGWREFICEMANFMKIELEQPDLFALSHRYVEDLCLPDIISTYTERILAFCPSYESEAKVNGIPVFEGRAMACILFVLKLLFGLDDATEYEISESSKKINKKLEMHEKKFKLFVFSEWMEYIVARQMLIEQLHPPNFTRTSRTNTERYLQHIFVKSQQLCVDDQSISDEIAVKNAKNSNSKVNQRKNTLLHFAKYINEVEKSRDPQLIEANLVKFPPSLIPNLTYLEMIREKHAEKVQIPPCLLIDHSKRDLKSLLDPLELHKELLQTRTKLEIEESCINNQIKFKRWTIQTHEKESFLHYNAVDFRISDSEWIEKLKKREERYDRRLKKDENRTHKRRFAKFQQKKDLRRQKPFTESTIFGPEEPCELPEINSADFDETITLKVPHFYYWNNFYHSEKSEFTVDTKIFKETERDLPKTFLWLLEYCAQMIEISPMELYSQLLIVENQFLFAMKPMSKIKDKIRYRSKQELPKKMSKIIQNVRKYW, from the exons ATGACATTCATTTGCAAGTTTTGCGAATCAACCGAATTTAATATCGTCGATGGTTGGTATTACTGTACCGACTGCCATCGTCAAAATGAGCAAGAAGTCGAGTTTGATGTCTTCAATTTTGGCGCCGACACTGCTGCACGGAAGACAAAAATCCAAGAAACAGCAACGAGTGTTCATAATTTCGCCGATAAAACCGAATTGACGACATGGGAAGCCTTCAACTTCATCTTACACGGACTTGTCGAAGAGTTGATCGCAATTGGCGTGAATCCTCAAGTGAAATTGACTGTTTTTCAAATGTGGGCTCATTACCTGAGGACAACTGAAGTtgcttttttcaataaaaaagaacCTGTTTTGCCGAGATTGCCtccaatttttactaaaag agATGCAGATATTTTGTATAATCATCAACGTCGTATCAGAAAAAGACGAAGATCGGGAAGTATAGTCGAAAGTACAGACACTCCTCCGTCAACAAATCGTGCGAAACGTCGAAAAATCACGCGTCTCGTCGATCAATCCCAATTTTCAGAGCACTTGTCTGAACTGAATGACTCAAAAACGGACATAAATAAAACTCTGACGAGCTTAGCTGATGTCAGTGTATCGGAAATTCGTACAATCGCAGGCAGCAGTGAATTCGGAGGCACCGGATCAAATCGTTCTTCATTAGCAATTGAATTTTCGACCTACGCTCGAAGCATTTTCAAGACCAAAGTACCCAAATCTCACATTTCCAAGCATTCCGAGGATTTTGAGGGCGACTTAAAGTGTCATGTGATCAAAACAAATGACCTTGGAAGAGACAGATTCAAACTTTTGTCACGAAAAACGCTTTTTTCGATACTTTACTGTGCCTTAAACTACCACAAAGAGCCTTTGGAGATCGGAGATTTGATCAGATTTTGTCGCGAAGGCCATTTATCGTACAATTGCGCGCGAAAATTCATCCCGCGGAACTTGAGTGACGAGGAAATCGACAAACTTAATACCAAATATACGCTTTCTCGCGTAAATGAAGTTGCTGTGCACAGCGGATGGCGAGAATTCATCTGTGAGATggcgaattttatgaaaatcgaGCTCGAACAACCGGATTTGTTCGCTTTGAGTCATCGATACGTCGAGGATTTGTGTTTGCCTGACATTATTTCGACATATACCGAAAGAATTCTCGCTTTTTGTCCCTCGTACGAGTCAGAAGCGAAAGTTAATGGCATTCCCGTGTTCGAAGGACGTGCAATGGCGTGCATTTTATTCGTTTTGAAGCTGCTTTTTGGTCTTGACGATGCCACAGAATACGAAATTTCAGAAtcgagcaaaaaaatcaacaaaaaactcgaaatgcatgaaaaaaagttcaaattattCGTTTTTAGTGAATGGATGGAGTACATCGTGGCACGACAAATGCTAATTGAACAACTACATCCACCGAATTTTACAAGAACTTCAAGAACAAACACGGAGCGATATTTACAACACATTTTTGTCAAGTCCCAACAACTTTGTGTCGACGATCAAAGCATTTCTGACGAAATTGCCgtgaaaaatgccaaaaactcAAACTCCAAAGTCAATCAACGCAAGAATACATTGCTTCATTTCGCAAAATACATCAACGAAGTCGAAAAATCACGAGATCCGCAACTAATTGAAGCGAATTTAGTGAAATTTCCCCCATCTCTCATCCCAAATCTCACGTATTTGGAAATGATTCGCGAGAAACACGccgaaaaagttcaaattccGCCGTGTTTATTGATCGATCACTCAAAACGAGACCTAAAATCGCTACTTGACCCGTTAGAGCTGCACAAAGAACTGCTACAAACACGAACAAAACTCGAAATTGAGGAAAGTTGCAtcaataatcaaataaaattcaaacgaTGGACCATCCAAACCCATGAAAAAGAGTCTTTTTTGCATTATAACGCCGTAGATTTCCGAATTTCTGACTCTGAATGGAtagaaaaactcaaaaaacgtGAAGAACGGTACGACAGGAGActaaaaaaggatgaaaacaGAACCCACAAACGAAGATTCGCGAAATTTCAACAGAAAAAGGACTTGAGAAGGCAAAAACCTTTCACtgaatcaacaatttttggtccAGAAGAGCCTTGTGAGCTTCCGGAAATTAATTCAGCAGATTTTGACGAGACAATTACGTTAAAAGTCCCTCATTTTTACTATTGGAATAACTTTTATCACTCAGAAAAGTCTGAATTTACCGTAGAtaccaaaattttcaaagaaactgAACGAGATTTGCCGAAAACATTTCTTTGGTTACTCGAATATTGCGCCCAAATGATCGAAATTTCACCGATGGAGCTTTATTCGCAATtattaattgttgaaaatcaatttttgtttgctaTGAAGCCCATGTCGAAGATAAAAGACAAGATACGGTATCGGTCAAAGCAggaattgccgaaaaaaatgtcgaaaattattcaaaatgtgcGAAAATATTGGTAA
- the LOC134830219 gene encoding innexin inx4-like, producing MNYFRPVKLYSKSKNYDTSNWAFKLLCRVNVKIMLLFVLLMMGKEYFGDPIDCGSEIGGVRKDSIEKYCWTMGLYVQKGFTGVITNRTRHAGYITGVQGERTYLRYYQWLILVYLTMAATFLLPGQLWRYFEGDRIGSLCKELDGALFERVWTKERRSEMLAYFMWPGVRSIHTLYVFKFYLCQIFLLGVTIFNIWLVDTTLGGFWDRYYPAISYLYPFDYENFIEHSAKIFPRMARCEFYNYGPSGSGQKMDALCLLPLNILNEKIFVFLYFWLLLMCLVAAFSVVWSTTIACFSCLRVLILKAQCRECSLDQIRRATNNGRLGDFFVLHLLGKNMNAFVFKDILMELSNYQKTGFTFEQAACNGEKEGKSELP from the exons ATGAACTACTTCAGACCTGTAAAATTGTACTCGAAATCGAAGAATTACGACACAAGTAACTGGGCATTCAAGTTGCTGTGCCGTGTGAATGTCAAAATTATGCTGCTTTTTGTGCTTTTGATGATGGGCAAGGAATATTTCGGAGATCCGATCGATTGCGGCAGCGAAATTGGCGGCGTGAGGAAAGATAGTATCGAAAAATATTGCTGGACCATGGGATTGTACGTGCAAAAGGGCTTTACGGGCGTCATTACGAACAGAACGCGTCATGCGGGCTATATTACAGGCGTGCAAGGCGAACGAACGTATCTGCGGTACTACCAATGGCTCATTTTGGTTTACTTGACAATGGCGGCGACATTTTTGCTGCCCGGGCAGCTATGGCGGTATTTTGAAGGTGATCGCATTGGATCGTTGTGCAAGGaattag ATGGGGCATTGTTTGAACGTGTATGGACCAAAGAACGTCGTTCGGAGATGCTGGCGTACTTTATGTGGCCCGGAGTTCGAAGTATTCACACTTTGTACGTCTTTAAGTTCTACTTGTGTCAAATTTTCCTGTTGGGAGTCACT ATCTTCAATATTTGGTTGGTAGATACAACTTTGGGCGGATTTTGGGACAGATATTACCCGGCAATCTCGTATCTCTACCCTTTTGACTATGAAAACTTCATTGAACATTCCGCCAAAATTTTTCCGCGCATGGCACGTTGCGAATTCTACAACTATGGACCTTCAGGCTCGGGTCAAAAGATGGATGCGCTCTGTTTGTTGCCTCTTAACATCTTGAACGAGAAGATTTTTGTCTTTCTCTACTTTTGGCTCTTGTTGATGTGTCTCGTTGCTGCCTTCAGTGTCGTATGGAGCACGACAATTGCCTGTTTCAGTTGCCTCCGTGTCTTGATTCTCAAAGCGCAGTGTCGCGAATGCTCCTTGGATCAAATTCGACGCGCCACAAACAACGGAAGACTCGgagattttttcgttttgcacTTGTTGGGTAAGAATATGAATGCTTTTGTGTTCAAGGATATCCTCATGGAGCTGAGTAACTACCAAAAGACGGGATTTACCTTCGAACAGGCAGCTTGCAATGGAGAAAAGGAAGGAAAAAGTGAACTTccctaa
- the LOC134832454 gene encoding uncharacterized protein LOC134832454, translating to MQFDSKYLTKEEKLFVQSTLEDSLELRCTTVAQVYTTDPIMKKTWTHVSTGVLFIAKNDVNGYTLGLFHLLRWMIEWEEEVYQEMTLKYEKDRIITLEGKRRVFLLNFLCDKECRQFLKVFNEIHDKICENEYEPIEEYPENEYEPINEVPETPKKEKRNNFFAFLSRNKEKQESKNEKRKKLISSPKTETFQHTAHAGFNANGLVIEGVGIDIFQNLIKQAGITPNEYNQNKEFIDKFVDTHKNKINTEYKKMPEMDEEPKKSITKFASELNLNVNLELSDKFRTPSKPIVQKKPSILPKPKNLHRLSSIQERPVSQKVIEKPNLSIKTSIDSQNDLLAAIRSGTKLRPVRQNIPSLSPALVNKDLGIADALRLAVDAKISTLNPKNEDEETYFPPDEWE from the exons atgcaatttgacAGCAAATATCTCACAAAGGAGGAAAAATTGTTCGTTCAAAGCACATTAGAAGACTCTCTTGAa TTGCGATGCACAACAGTAGCTCAAGTGTATACAACGGACCCAATTATGAAGAAAACATGGACTCACGTCTCCACGGGAGTcctttttatcgcaaaaaatgACGTAAACGGCTACACACTCGGATTATTTCATCTCTTACGCTGGATGATTGAATGGGAAGAGGAAGTTTACCAAGAAATGACGctcaaatatgaaaaagatCGCATTATAACGCTCGAGGGAAAG CGACGCGTTTTCCTGCTTAACTTCCTCTGCGACAAGGAATgtcgtcaatttttgaaagtttttaacgaaattcacGACAAAATCTGTGAGAACGAGTACGAACCCATCGAAGAGTATCCCGAAAATGAATATGAACCCATAAACGAGGTGCCAGAAACgccaaaaaaggagaaaaggaacaatttttttgcgtttttgagtcgaaacaaggaaaaacaagagtcaaaaaatgaaaaacgaaaaaaattaataagttcaCCGAAGACTGAAACTTTTCAACATACGGCTCATGCGGGATTTAATGCGAACGGATTGGTTATCGAGGGAGTTGGAATcgatattttccaaaatttgatcaaacaaGCGGGAATTACACCCAACgag taCAACCAAAATAAGGAATTTATCGACAAATTTGTGGATACtcataagaataaaattaacacggaatataaaaaaatgccaGAAATGGATGAAGAACCAAAGAAATCAATCACAAAATTCGCTTCTGAGTTAAATTTGAAcgtaaatttagaattatcGGATAAATTTCGGACTCCATCAAAGCCTATCGTGCAAAAAAAGCCGTCAATTCTGCCAAAACCGAAGAATTTGCATCGTCTTTCGAGTATTCAAGAACGCCCCGTATCCCAAAAAGTCATTGAAAAGCCAAATTTGTCGATAAAAACCTCAATTGACTCTCAAAATGATCTTCTCGCTGCCATTCGAAGCGGAACAAAGCTTCGTCCTGTGAGACAAAACATCCCATCTCTCTCGCCAGCACTCGTTAACAAGGATTTAGGCATTGCAGATGCCCTTCGACTTGCTgttgatgcaaaaatttcgACTTTAAATCCCAAAAATGAGGACGAGGAAACGTATTTTCCGCCCGATGAATGGGAATGA